One Dictyoglomus turgidum DSM 6724 DNA window includes the following coding sequences:
- a CDS encoding OmpH family outer membrane protein, which yields MKKYGILALVLLVSVAFIFVGLKIVGAQTPQPKIAYIDEDKLLRNYPPFMSAYNKYQQEYQDRLNKISEAQKAGKSQDEIKKLSDQYDKELEPYKQAVQKVLENLRKTLDGIFADLSKKEGYIAVLTKSVQGQDIVIWGGVDITDKVIKILSGSK from the coding sequence ATGAAAAAGTATGGAATTTTAGCTTTAGTTCTATTAGTTTCTGTAGCTTTTATTTTTGTGGGTCTGAAAATAGTAGGGGCTCAAACTCCACAACCCAAAATAGCCTATATTGATGAAGATAAGCTTCTTAGGAACTATCCACCCTTTATGAGTGCTTATAATAAATATCAGCAAGAATATCAGGATAGATTAAATAAGATATCAGAGGCACAAAAGGCAGGAAAATCTCAGGATGAGATTAAGAAGCTATCAGACCAATATGATAAAGAGTTAGAACCTTATAAGCAAGCAGTACAAAAGGTTTTGGAGAATTTAAGAAAAACCTTAGATGGAATTTTTGCTGATCTTTCTAAGAAGGAAGGATACATAGCAGTTTTGACTAAATCAGTGCAGGGACAAGATATAGTTATATGGGGTGGGGTAGATATTACTGATAAAGTTATAAAAATACTTTCAGGTAGTAAGTAA
- a CDS encoding OmpH family outer membrane protein has translation MRIKWFLISILALIFTFNVISSTQTLNVGVLDYSKVFLEYKETKTVQNEIKKRQELIQKMVEDYKKKGMNDKQINELRAKEEKKLGDFVEEARIRIRERIYKEVEKVAKAKNLSVVLEKRIKIWGGIDITTEVLNNLNK, from the coding sequence ATGAGAATTAAATGGTTTTTAATTTCAATTTTGGCTTTAATTTTCACTTTTAATGTTATATCTTCTACTCAAACATTGAATGTTGGTGTTTTGGATTATTCTAAGGTCTTTCTGGAGTATAAAGAAACTAAAACTGTCCAGAATGAGATAAAGAAAAGGCAAGAGTTAATTCAAAAAATGGTTGAAGACTACAAAAAGAAGGGGATGAATGACAAACAGATTAATGAGTTAAGAGCTAAGGAGGAGAAAAAGTTAGGCGATTTTGTGGAAGAGGCAAGGATAAGGATAAGGGAAAGGATTTATAAAGAAGTTGAGAAAGTAGCAAAAGCTAAGAATTTGTCGGTAGTTTTGGAGAAAAGAATAAAAATTTGGGGTGGTATTGATATTACAACGGAGGTCTTAAATAATTTGAATAAATAA
- the lpxD gene encoding UDP-3-O-(3-hydroxymyristoyl)glucosamine N-acyltransferase produces MLLSEIAKIIEGELIGEDMDIEKVAEWEIATEKDLIFVFNSKDIDKIEGKTKARSLVIPLDGKSNKTHIKVENPRLAMAKLLKFFDFRIYPSGVHDTAILGKNVELGEDIGIGAYVVVGNNVKIGKGTKIFPGVVIGNNIEIGENCIIYPRVTIYDHVIVGNNVIIHSGCSIGVDGFGYVWNGKEHFKITHIGKVVIEDNVEIGGNTVIERATLGETKIGKGTKIGSLIMIGHNVKIGENCVIVSQSGIAGSSELGNNVVMAGQSGVSDHVRVGNNVVILAKSGVTKDIPDNMVVSGFPARPHREEMKIQAILKKLPDLWEEIKKLKKT; encoded by the coding sequence ATGCTTTTAAGTGAAATTGCTAAGATTATTGAGGGAGAGTTGATTGGCGAGGATATGGATATAGAGAAGGTAGCAGAATGGGAGATTGCTACTGAAAAAGATCTTATCTTTGTTTTTAACAGTAAGGATATAGATAAGATTGAAGGCAAAACAAAGGCAAGGTCTCTTGTGATTCCCTTGGATGGAAAATCTAATAAGACTCATATAAAGGTGGAGAATCCAAGACTTGCTATGGCAAAGCTTTTGAAATTTTTTGACTTTAGAATTTATCCATCAGGGGTTCATGACACTGCCATTTTAGGAAAAAATGTAGAATTGGGCGAGGACATAGGTATAGGTGCTTATGTGGTTGTAGGAAACAATGTAAAGATAGGTAAAGGTACAAAGATTTTTCCAGGAGTTGTGATAGGAAATAACATAGAGATTGGAGAAAACTGTATAATATATCCTCGGGTCACTATTTATGATCATGTGATAGTTGGAAATAATGTGATAATCCATTCGGGATGCAGTATTGGGGTAGATGGGTTTGGTTATGTCTGGAATGGAAAGGAGCATTTCAAAATTACTCACATAGGAAAGGTAGTTATTGAAGATAATGTAGAGATAGGTGGAAATACCGTTATTGAAAGAGCTACCTTGGGAGAAACTAAGATAGGAAAGGGCACGAAGATAGGATCTTTAATAATGATAGGTCATAATGTAAAAATTGGTGAAAATTGTGTAATAGTAAGTCAGAGTGGAATTGCAGGAAGTAGTGAACTTGGTAATAATGTGGTAATGGCTGGACAAAGTGGGGTTTCTGACCATGTAAGGGTGGGCAATAATGTGGTAATCTTGGCAAAGAGTGGAGTTACAAAGGATATTCCAGATAATATGGTGGTTTCAGGATTTCCTGCAAGACCTCATAGGGAAGAGATGAAAATTCAAGCCATTTTGAAGAAACTTCCAGATTTATGGGAAGAGATAAAGAAGCTGAAAAAAACTTAA
- the lpxC gene encoding UDP-3-O-acyl-N-acetylglucosamine deacetylase produces MGRDKEAEKNLRRQATIDKPFTVEGKGLHTGGISKVTFVPAPSDTGIVFIKEGVRIPALYNYVSDTKRRVILKNKDKSVSTVEHLLSAIYALGISNLFIYIEGEEIPILDGSALKWCELLESAGIKIQDTRRRTFYLKENLVVRSNNSLLLLFPSNRFEVLCVISFPKSFIKWQRFYLESLDKYFTEIAPARTFGFYYEVKDLIEKGLISGADLESALLIGEEWYVNSPRFWDEPVRHKILDIIGDFSLLGIDLKMKIISIGSGHSLHVKALEILTDKIEGGKGL; encoded by the coding sequence ATGGGAAGAGATAAAGAAGCTGAAAAAAACTTAAGAAGACAGGCAACAATAGATAAACCTTTTACCGTTGAGGGAAAGGGACTCCATACGGGAGGTATTTCCAAGGTAACCTTTGTGCCTGCTCCTTCTGATACAGGAATAGTTTTTATAAAGGAAGGAGTGAGGATTCCTGCTCTTTATAACTATGTCTCGGATACAAAAAGAAGAGTGATTTTAAAAAATAAGGATAAATCAGTATCTACTGTGGAACACTTACTTTCTGCTATTTATGCTTTAGGAATTTCAAATCTTTTTATTTATATAGAAGGAGAAGAAATTCCAATTTTAGATGGAAGTGCTCTTAAGTGGTGCGAGCTTTTAGAAAGTGCTGGAATTAAAATACAGGATACGAGAAGAAGGACCTTCTATTTAAAGGAAAATCTTGTAGTAAGAAGTAATAATTCTCTTTTACTTCTTTTTCCATCAAATAGATTTGAGGTTTTATGTGTCATATCTTTTCCTAAATCGTTTATTAAATGGCAAAGATTTTATTTAGAGTCTTTAGATAAATATTTTACTGAGATTGCGCCTGCGAGGACCTTTGGATTTTATTACGAGGTAAAAGATTTAATTGAAAAAGGATTAATATCAGGTGCAGATTTAGAGAGTGCTCTATTAATTGGTGAAGAATGGTATGTAAATTCGCCAAGATTTTGGGACGAACCTGTAAGGCATAAGATTTTAGATATTATTGGAGATTTTTCTCTATTGGGAATAGATTTGAAAATGAAAATTATCTCCATAGGTTCAGGTCATTCTCTACATGTAAAGGCTCTTGAGATTTTGACTGATAAAATAGAGGGAGGGAAGGGACTTTGA
- the fabZ gene encoding 3-hydroxyacyl-ACP dehydratase FabZ, producing MREIDILSILPHRFPFLFVDKVIEYKEGESLKAVKNVSYNDYFFIGHFPQRPVMPGVLMVEALAQASGLLLYLTYGEGKDPNSFMAYLAGINNFKFRRNVFPGDVLILEVKIKQTLRNIYKLDTKAFVDDKLVAEGEITIALGG from the coding sequence TTGAGAGAAATTGACATATTAAGTATTTTACCCCATAGATTTCCATTTTTATTTGTAGATAAAGTTATAGAATACAAAGAGGGAGAAAGTCTAAAGGCTGTAAAGAATGTCTCTTATAATGATTACTTTTTTATAGGACATTTTCCTCAAAGACCTGTTATGCCAGGGGTTTTGATGGTAGAGGCTTTAGCACAGGCAAGTGGGCTTTTACTTTATCTTACTTACGGTGAGGGCAAAGATCCAAATAGTTTTATGGCCTATCTTGCTGGCATTAATAATTTTAAATTTAGGAGAAATGTATTTCCCGGAGATGTTTTAATCCTTGAAGTTAAGATTAAGCAGACCTTAAGAAACATTTACAAATTAGATACAAAAGCTTTTGTAGATGATAAATTAGTGGCTGAAGGGGAAATTACTATAGCCTTGGGAGGCTAA
- the lpxA gene encoding acyl-ACP--UDP-N-acetylglucosamine O-acyltransferase, which translates to MNSIISEKAEIGEKVEIGPFCVIEDGVKIGNNTKIESFVHIKKGTIIGENCHIHSGCILGDIPQDLGFKNEESFLIIGNNVVIRENCVFHRATGEGNATVIGDGCYLMAYVHVAHNVRIGNNVIIANGTQIAGYVEVEDKAFISGLVGIHQFVRIGRYAMIGVSTKLVRDVPPYSLCDGNPARVYGINVVGLKRNNFSPEKIRIIRSLFHLIYDKSIPFEERLKLLRDKEEEEAKILYEFITNSKRGITDASWRSEE; encoded by the coding sequence ATGAACTCCATAATTAGTGAAAAGGCGGAAATAGGTGAAAAAGTTGAAATAGGTCCCTTTTGTGTTATAGAGGATGGAGTTAAAATAGGGAATAACACAAAGATTGAGAGTTTTGTTCACATAAAAAAGGGAACTATAATAGGGGAGAATTGTCATATACATTCTGGATGCATTTTGGGAGATATTCCTCAAGATTTAGGTTTTAAAAATGAAGAAAGTTTCCTGATTATTGGTAATAATGTGGTTATAAGGGAAAATTGTGTGTTCCATCGTGCTACAGGAGAAGGTAATGCTACTGTGATCGGCGATGGTTGTTATTTAATGGCATATGTTCATGTGGCTCATAATGTTAGGATAGGGAACAATGTAATAATAGCTAATGGTACGCAAATTGCAGGATATGTAGAGGTAGAAGATAAAGCTTTTATAAGTGGACTTGTTGGAATTCATCAGTTTGTGAGGATTGGAAGGTATGCTATGATAGGGGTCTCTACAAAGCTTGTTAGGGATGTGCCTCCTTACTCCCTCTGTGATGGGAATCCTGCAAGAGTATATGGTATAAATGTTGTGGGATTAAAAAGAAATAATTTTTCTCCTGAAAAAATAAGAATAATAAGATCGCTATTTCATTTAATATACGATAAAAGTATTCCTTTTGAGGAAAGGCTGAAGTTATTGAGAGATAAAGAAGAGGAAGAAGCAAAGATCTTATATGAATTTATTACAAACTCAAAGCGTGGTATAACTGACGCTTCTTGGAGGAGTGAAGAATGA
- the lpxB gene encoding lipid-A-disaccharide synthase, translating into MKIFLSVLEVSADVHGSKLINALKNKKKDIYFYGLGGERMKEEGMEVMYDVTQYSTVGFIEPIPYIPKLLLVQEKVKKIIKETKPDLIIFIDAQGFNLPLAKYAKKLGIQTIYYFAPQYWLWGNQEKAREVLDTVSYVVATFPQEYNLYKKFGDNVVYFGHPLVDYLLPYENLEKENDLIGLFPGSRIQEIKNLVPLFLEISDRLKEEGYRFVMPIASEKFSEMIFRYIRGKNHIELVSGRESQKYLKLSSLSLVASGTVTLEAAILKTPVMVFYKISSITYNIAKRLVHYSFIALPNIILNQMIYPEFVQKIDIKEVMDSINRILKDEDYKINLENKLRELEFKLGEPGVLERISKFILEII; encoded by the coding sequence ATGAAAATATTTTTATCTGTCCTTGAAGTTTCAGCAGATGTTCATGGATCAAAATTGATTAATGCGCTAAAGAATAAAAAAAAGGATATATATTTTTATGGGCTTGGCGGAGAGAGAATGAAAGAAGAAGGAATGGAGGTAATGTATGATGTAACCCAATATAGTACTGTGGGGTTTATTGAACCCATTCCTTATATACCAAAGCTTTTGTTGGTGCAGGAGAAGGTTAAAAAGATAATAAAAGAAACAAAGCCTGATTTAATAATTTTCATTGATGCTCAAGGTTTTAATTTACCTCTTGCTAAATATGCTAAAAAATTAGGTATTCAAACAATTTATTATTTTGCCCCCCAATATTGGCTTTGGGGAAACCAAGAAAAAGCAAGAGAAGTTTTAGACACTGTTTCCTATGTTGTTGCTACTTTTCCTCAGGAGTATAATCTGTATAAGAAGTTTGGAGATAATGTAGTCTATTTTGGTCATCCTCTTGTCGATTATTTACTACCATATGAAAATCTTGAAAAGGAAAATGATCTCATTGGACTCTTTCCGGGAAGCAGAATTCAAGAAATTAAAAATTTGGTTCCTTTGTTTTTAGAAATCTCTGATAGATTAAAAGAGGAAGGCTATAGGTTTGTGATGCCCATTGCTTCAGAAAAGTTTTCTGAGATGATCTTTAGATATATAAGAGGGAAAAATCATATAGAATTGGTCTCAGGCAGAGAAAGTCAAAAATATTTAAAACTTTCCTCCTTAAGTCTTGTAGCTTCTGGAACTGTAACCTTAGAGGCGGCTATTTTAAAGACTCCCGTTATGGTCTTTTATAAAATATCCTCTATAACCTATAACATTGCTAAAAGACTTGTACATTATTCCTTTATAGCATTACCTAACATAATCCTTAACCAAATGATTTACCCCGAGTTTGTTCAAAAAATTGATATAAAGGAGGTAATGGATAGTATAAATAGAATTTTAAAAGATGAAGATTATAAAATAAACTTAGAGAATAAGCTTAGAGAATTGGAATTCAAATTAGGAGAGCCCGGAGTTTTGGAAAGGATTTCAAAATTTATTTTAGAAATAATATGA